The stretch of DNA TGAAATATAAAAAGTTAGAAAGCGGATATAGAATTTACTCAATTAAATATTCTTGTATTTTTAAAAAAAATAAAGAAAAATTTGGTGGGTTATCCAATATGTCCGTTTTCTATCCATTAGAAGTTAATAATTTGAAAGTCAAATCATCTGAAGCACTCTATCAAGCTTGCAAATTTCCTTTTGATAAAGATTTACAGAGCAGAATTATTAGTGAAAAAAGTCCTTTTATTGCAAAAATGATTTCAAAGGGAAATTCTTCTAGAATAGATTGGATGCAAATTAGAGTGAATGTAATGAGATGGGTTATACAACTAAAGTTAGCGCAAAATTATTATTCTTTTGGAAAGTTATTAGAACAAACCAAAGGTAAAAATATTGTAGAAAACTCTGATAGAGACTTGTTTTGGGGAGCTAAAAGGATAAATGATTTAGAATTTCAAGGTATGAATGTGCTTGGTAGATTATTAATGGAACTGAGACATAATTACTTCGAAAAATCAAGAGATGAAATAGTTTTAGTTGAGCCACCTAAAATAGATGATTTTTTATTTTTAGGAGAAAAAATTAAAACAATTGACATGAGAGGGAAGTATAACAAACCTCTATAAAATTGCTAGTTTTCAAGAAAAGCAAGATTGGCAATTTTAGGGATTTTAAAAGGT from Chitinophagales bacterium encodes:
- a CDS encoding NADAR family protein, whose amino-acid sequence is MKYKKLESGYRIYSIKYSCIFKKNKEKFGGLSNMSVFYPLEVNNLKVKSSEALYQACKFPFDKDLQSRIISEKSPFIAKMISKGNSSRIDWMQIRVNVMRWVIQLKLAQNYYSFGKLLEQTKGKNIVENSDRDLFWGAKRINDLEFQGMNVLGRLLMELRHNYFEKSRDEIVLVEPPKIDDFLFLGEKIKTIDMRGKYNKPL